The genomic region GGATGTTGAGTTTGATGTGGTTAACGAAAACCTTGAGCTCGGAATCGTTACGCTTCCGGTGCAATCTCAATGGTCGAACGAATTTGAAGTGGTTCCTTTGATAAGGGACCGAATTGTACCCGTTGCCGCTGAGGGCCATCCGGTGTTGGGGCAAAAAGAGCTGGCTCCTTCATCACTGCAGGGGCTGGGCGTCGTTGGATTTGAGGCAGGCAGTGCGATTCGTCAGCTTGTGGATTCCGCATTGCTTCAGGCGGGTGTTCAAATGAATGTTTTGATGGAGCTTCGTTCCATTCCGGCCATCTTGCAGATGGTCAGCTCGACCCGCAGTCTAGGGTTTGTGAGTACGCTTAGTCTGCGTAGCGCCGATAGTCACCTTCAGGCAGTGGAGGTCACGGGACTCAACATAAGCCGTGAGTTGGCGGTTATCAGTAAGCGTGGTCGTCCGCTCTCCTCAAGCGCGGCCGCCTTTGCCCGGAGATTACAAGACTAGAAGGGCTGGAGTCACTGACTTTAATCAGCATAAGCTTCGCTCTAATGACCATCGAAGGAG from Deltaproteobacteria bacterium harbors:
- a CDS encoding LysR family transcriptional regulator, encoding MDLLLVRSLMAAAEHGAITLAATHLGLTQPALSRRIQLLEEHFGETLLVRSRQGVSLTEMGRLVDAEGRAMVDRWERLEDNIRAHRNLEAGIVRIGGGATAVSFLLPEAIADFQRLHPGVRFQVKEAGSRDVEFDVVNENLELGIVTLPVQSQWSNEFEVVPLIRDRIVPVAAEGHPVLGQKELAPSSLQGLGVVGFEAGSAIRQLVDSALLQAGVQMNVLMELRSIPAILQMVSSTRSLGFVSTLSLRSADSHLQAVEVTGLNISRELAVISKRGRPLSSSAAAFARRLQD